A genomic window from Negativicutes bacterium includes:
- a CDS encoding TolC family protein, whose amino-acid sequence MFVKNRFKKGLVTLVLSGLVTFSAGTAWAEAVQLSLEESINMALNNNKTIKVALADKEAATWKVNEAKGNSNINIAARHSTARYRAYNSTKTAYGIADLYSNSITASLPIYTGGKIEGTIKQAEVGAEIADLGLVNTVQQVKMDATVGYYNILQANNLVQVSQQSVDGLNEHLKNVKAQYSVGTVAKSDVLRSEVELANAQQNLIKAQNNLELAVSSFNNIVGLPLETEVTVKDELKYQQYDKTLEESIAYAKEHRPDGLQATKSIDAAKAGVKVAESGKLPQLSFQGTSGWSNDEFPGTHYSTWQVAVVADMNLFDGNVTKAKVRQAEASLTKSVEQANQKQDVIQLEVRQAYLNMLEAEKRITTSKVTVDKGQEDFKIAQVRYSAGVGTNLDVIDSQLALTQAKTNYIQAMYDYNTSRAKLDKAMGIAVL is encoded by the coding sequence ATTTTTGTGAAAAATAGATTTAAAAAAGGCTTAGTTACATTGGTTTTAAGTGGACTGGTAACTTTTAGCGCAGGAACGGCATGGGCTGAGGCTGTTCAATTATCGTTAGAAGAAAGTATTAATATGGCACTTAATAATAATAAAACTATTAAAGTGGCATTAGCAGATAAAGAAGCTGCAACCTGGAAAGTTAATGAAGCAAAGGGTAATAGTAATATTAATATCGCAGCTCGTCATTCTACGGCGCGGTATCGTGCTTACAACTCAACTAAAACAGCTTACGGTATTGCTGATTTATACAGTAATAGTATTACCGCTTCACTGCCAATTTATACGGGTGGTAAGATTGAAGGCACTATAAAACAAGCTGAAGTAGGTGCTGAGATTGCCGATTTAGGATTAGTAAATACGGTGCAACAAGTTAAAATGGATGCGACTGTTGGCTACTATAATATTTTACAAGCTAATAATTTAGTGCAAGTAAGCCAGCAATCTGTTGATGGTTTAAATGAGCATTTAAAAAATGTTAAAGCGCAATATAGTGTAGGAACGGTTGCAAAGTCTGATGTTTTAAGATCAGAGGTTGAACTTGCCAATGCTCAGCAAAATCTGATAAAAGCACAAAATAATTTAGAATTAGCTGTTTCCAGCTTTAATAATATTGTGGGGTTACCCCTGGAAACAGAGGTGACAGTTAAAGATGAATTAAAATATCAACAATATGATAAAACGTTGGAAGAAAGCATTGCTTATGCTAAAGAACATCGTCCGGATGGTTTGCAAGCAACTAAATCCATTGATGCGGCCAAAGCAGGAGTTAAGGTGGCGGAAAGTGGCAAATTACCGCAACTATCGTTCCAAGGAACAAGTGGTTGGAGTAATGATGAGTTTCCTGGCACTCATTACTCTACATGGCAGGTCGCGGTAGTGGCTGATATGAATCTGTTTGATGGCAACGTTACTAAAGCTAAAGTAAGACAGGCAGAAGCGAGTCTTACTAAATCGGTAGAGCAAGCTAACCAAAAGCAGGATGTTATCCAATTAGAGGTTAGACAAGCCTATTTAAATATGTTAGAAGCAGAAAAACGTATTACTACCAGTAAAGTGACAGTTGATAAAGGGCAAGAAGATTTTAAAATTGCTCAAGTTCGTTACAGTGCTGGGGTGGGAACTAACTTAGATGTTATTGACTCTCAATTAGCATTAACACAAGCGAAAACAAATTATATTCAAGCGATGTATGATTATAATACTAGTAGAGCGAAATTAGATAAAGCAATGGGAATTGCCGTATTATAA